In Nymphaea colorata isolate Beijing-Zhang1983 unplaced genomic scaffold, ASM883128v2 scaffold0375, whole genome shotgun sequence, the following proteins share a genomic window:
- the LOC116244911 gene encoding uncharacterized protein LOC116244911, which translates to MPALAKAMVSGSCGFCSNIPKGGDYAYEVFNKVPTVGGIFGNLSNLTKKLAPIQNAISGFGAISSLIGGQGKGPIDISKFINNIPSQSLIAETGQKFTDPDFPPDKSSLGTIEDLSIRATWKRIPDIIKNAEFVSDRIEPGDVIQGSIGDCYFLSAISAIAENDFRIKNIFPNLEINKYGIYMARVLHKGVLTEVVVDDYVPVNEEGEPLFAKAAGGREIWVMLLEKCWAKLNGSYGDIVGGLPNEVLHAFTGAPTEYRDVPRQAEKQNELWL; encoded by the exons ATGCCGGCCTTGGCGAAGGCGATGGTTTCAGG TTCCTGCGGTTTCTGCTCCAATATCCCCAAAGGCGGAGACTACGCATACGAAGTTTTCAACAAAGTGCCAACAGTCGGAGGGATTTTCGGCAACCTCTCCAATCTCACGAAAAAATTAGCACCCATCCAAAACGCAATTAGCGGATTCGGTGCCATCAGCTCGCTCATCGGAGGCCAGGGAAAGGGTCCGATCGACATCAGCAAGTTCATCAACAACATCCCGTCGCAGAGTCTGATTGCAG AGACTGGGCAAAAATTCACTGATCCCGATTTCCCTCCCGATAAGTCCTCCCTGGGAACTATCGAAGACCTCAGCATTCGTGCTACTTGGAAAAGGATACCCGATATCATTAAGAATGCAGAATTCGTCAGTGATCGTATCGAGCCAGGAGATGTCATCCAGGGCAGCATCGGTGATTGCTACTTCCTCAGCGCCATCTCAGCCATCGCGGAAAACGACTTCAGGATTAAAAATATCTTCCCCAATCTGGAAATCAACAAGTATGGAATCTATATGGCCAGAGTATTGCACAAGGGGGTATTGACGGAAGTGGTAGTGGATGATTATGTGCCTGTGAACGAAGAGGGAGAGCCTCTCTTTGCCAAGGCCGCAGGAGGAAGGGAAATTTGGGTGATGCTTCTTGAGAAATGTTGGGCAAAACTAAATGGATCATATGGTGATATTGTAGGAGGGCTTCCTAACGAGGTCCTTCATGCTTTCACTGGAGCGCCCACTGAGTACCGGGACGTTCCTCGCCAAGCTGAAAAGCAGAATGAGCTTTGGCTTTAG